A genome region from Mesorhizobium sp. B2-1-8 includes the following:
- a CDS encoding MucR family transcriptional regulator has protein sequence MSNIEDKIVIELTADIVSAYVGNNPLPASGLPDLIASVSASVRKLAGAAVVESPSLVPAVNPKKSVFPDYIICLEDGKKFKSLKRHLRTDYGLSPDDYRAKWGLPPDYPMVAPNYSATRSALAKSTGLGRKPAAAPAVAAKATKRGKATA, from the coding sequence TTGTCAAATATCGAGGATAAGATCGTTATCGAGCTAACCGCCGATATTGTCTCGGCCTATGTAGGCAACAATCCGCTTCCGGCTTCCGGCCTGCCTGACCTGATTGCCAGCGTCAGCGCCTCGGTCCGAAAGCTGGCTGGCGCGGCCGTCGTAGAAAGCCCGAGCCTGGTTCCGGCTGTAAATCCGAAAAAGTCGGTATTTCCCGACTACATCATCTGCCTGGAGGACGGAAAGAAGTTCAAGTCGCTCAAGCGACACCTCAGGACAGACTACGGTTTGAGCCCGGACGACTATCGGGCCAAATGGGGCTTGCCACCGGACTATCCGATGGTCGCCCCGAATTACTCGGCGACCCGGTCGGCGTTGGCGAAATCGACTGGACTTGGCCGCAAGCCGGCCGCTGCGCCGGCAGTCGCGGCCAAGGCGACAAAGCGCGGCAAGGCCACTGCCTGA